CTCTGCAGCTCAATAAATTACTGTTCTATCTGAAAACGCCGGAAAGAATCATTGAAAGCACTGAAATGCAAAAATCAGGTAGCGCATGGCTGAGTGGGCATGCCTTTAAGTTCAATTCGTCTTCCTATAGGGCCAAGTTATACCTATCCCTTGATATAGCAACGAAGCGTTTCGAGAAAGCATCTGCGGAATGGATGCAAGGCTGCGCCCAGTTACAAAAGCAGGGAAGTTCAAGATACGATCTCGGAAATAGAGCCTTGATAAGCCAAATCTACCTTAATAAGGTTTTTGTGAAGTTTTCCTCGATGAATGACGCTCGAGCGGCTGTTGGCTTATTGCGAAATGGAAGCGACGATAAATGGAAACGCGTTCATCTCATTTCAGATCTCAGCGACATTGTATGGAGCAATGTGAGGGCTTCCAACCCTACTCTGATCCGTTTGAGGTTAGCATCCGCCAACCTATTGAGTGTGCTAATCATCGTGGGATACATCATACCGGTGGCATTTGTTGGGTTAATCTCGCAAATTCCCTACCTAGCTTCGCTTACCGCATTTTATTCAGAATCAGAGGCAGACAGGGGATCCGAATTGGTTCGCGAAATGATGGCTGGTCTAGTTCCTGTCATAACCTTGATCTTTCTGACAGAGTGCGTTCCATTCATATTCTGCTGGTTAAGCTATCTACGCTGCAAGAAAACCAGCGCAGAGATGCAGTCTGACGTCCAGAACTGGTTTTTTGCTTTCCTTTTTGTTCATGTCTTCCTGGTAGTGAcaatatcttcaagtttATCGATTGTATTGGAGAAAATAGTGAATAATCCCGTAAGCATTCCTACTATGCTCGCGAATGATTTACCGAAGAGCTCAAACTTTTTTTGCTCATTCATCCTTGTGAGAGGACTAGCATATTCTGGAGGTAACTTGCTGcagatcaaagagctgttcTTTGAGTTTTACTACAGGCTCACGATTTATACTCCGCATCGAAGAATGAAGCGGATGGAAAGCATTCCCAATATCCAGTGGTGTTCGGTGTATCCAATCTTTTCCGTGCTTGGTTGCATCAGTATTGTGTACAGCGTCATATCCCCCCTAATACTGCCTCTAAGCTGCATCTCCTTCTCTCTGGTGATGTTCTCGTTCAAATATCTGTACGAGTACCAATATAATAGAGATGGCTTTTCCAGAATTGAGGGAAGATTATATCCATCTTCTCTGATGCAAATGTATGCTGGCATCTATTGCATGGAATTCTGCATGATCGGTCTTTTTGCATTAGGAAATTGTTTCAAACTGTGTATGTGCATGATTTTATCATTAGGCTTTACCATTGTTGCTCACGTTCAAGTCTATCGACAATGTTTAAGCAAGCTTTATGCATTCAACTTCAAGCAGTACTGCGAAAAAAATCCGAATATCGGTTCGTTTAGTGGCCTCAGCAGCCGATGCATTGATTTCCCATTCGCAAATGGTGAATACCGCTCACAAATATTGATTCCGAAAGACACCGAAGGCTCGACAGCAAATGAGAGAGACCACTTAGCTAGAGAATTTCATTTAGAATTCAAATCCAGCAATTTCAACCTCAACCGGACAGGTGATATAGTGTATCAATTGTAGAAGCTCTGATTAGTACAGCGAcggcttcaagattctctTGAGGTCTTTGAACCCTCCGCCTCTGGCTTTCCCTCCCATGTTCTTTTACTCCTAGGCCACATACTTGGCAGTCTAACAAATTGAAATCTAGGCTCTACACATCGTTCGACAAACCATTTCTTAATTTGGTACTCAATAAGGCTGCCAATCTTAGGGATATTCTCCAGTTTTGACCTGGCGCCAATCAATGACTCGGTTTCGAAATCCATCCTGTACTCAGGTGCGAATGAGAAAACCAGAAAGTAACCTGAGCCATTATTCTCTTGTGTTGGGCTCGAGGGAGCAACAAATTCTTCGGCCTTCGTCAACGAGACAGTCAAACACGCTTGAAACCTCACTATCGCAACCGTTATATTAATCGGCAAAGCAGCTGTTGCAGGCTTAGGATAGTTGAGTAGAAGTTTAGTCTCTACGCCAATAGCTAGTCGGTCATTCAAGTCGATATCAATCTTGGCCTCCAACTTTTTCCTGTTTGAGTTTGGGACGTACTGAACTCTGCAATTAGAGAAAATCGGGAAGTCATCACCTATGTCCAATTCAGTAATTTTTGCGCCATCGATGTAACTTGGCAGTTCatgcagcttcttctcaacgAAGTTGTTCAAGGAATGAACGATGTTATCCTTCTGCCAGGCCTCCTCTCGAAACTGCTGGATGGTCTGAGCAATTAGCACATTGAACCAATCTAGCGATTCTGAGGGATGTGTGTTCACGTCGTAAT
The sequence above is drawn from the Torulaspora globosa chromosome 5, complete sequence genome and encodes:
- the SPO75 gene encoding Spo75p (ancestral locus Anc_5.211), translating into MACSVNISNTKLINLSAVIESCYGVQEDDTAAVVKLDLPGKGQNQFQSLTSAIFSKFLNSTRTGSAHMQAGISLRTFLSSMLVSAVYFLLQVVLFTILRNKFKCIYQTRTMNKSQRLFSASEKPKGSLKQWFSWIPTVIFSSTEKYQDRAGLDAYFFLRFLKTQSLFFLTLSMLNMPILLPIHYHSSMTNLSSDPSPWLDRMNISSLVAQNSNKLVFHMILGIFVVIWFHAFLIRELKFVHEVSLAVQQEASSILLIERIPECMVGDAQKVTSSIGILFPERILDVRFLPKTFGKLRKLHKRMLRAEEDVEELTMKILLNRFFLNACEENNEEYRGLAYTQKFALQLNKLLFYLKTPERIIESTEMQKSGSAWLSGHAFKFNSSSYRAKLYLSLDIATKRFEKASAEWMQGCAQLQKQGSSRYDLGNRALISQIYLNKVFVKFSSMNDARAAVGLLRNGSDDKWKRVHLISDLSDIVWSNVRASNPTLIRLRLASANLLSVLIIVGYIIPVAFVGLISQIPYLASLTAFYSESEADRGSELVREMMAGLVPVITLIFLTECVPFIFCWLSYLRCKKTSAEMQSDVQNWFFAFLFVHVFLVVTISSSLSIVLEKIVNNPVSIPTMLANDLPKSSNFFCSFILVRGLAYSGGNLLQIKELFFEFYYRLTIYTPHRRMKRMESIPNIQWCSVYPIFSVLGCISIVYSVISPLILPLSCISFSLVMFSFKYLYEYQYNRDGFSRIEGRLYPSSLMQMYAGIYCMEFCMIGLFALGNCFKLCMCMILSLGFTIVAHVQVYRQCLSKLYAFNFKQYCEKNPNIGSFSGLSSRCIDFPFANGEYRSQILIPKDTEGSTANERDHLAREFHLEFKSSNFNLNRTGDIVYQL
- the MMM1 gene encoding ERMES complex subunit MMM1 (ancestral locus Anc_5.210), producing the protein MSDLGLSDSVEHESSLFNSTMAENTSSNLMSLDDYINKALPLHLDKMVADHLQNGSLLHDDHKESTAPLGAVEASDDNWAMQRTLRLLQQGQQHISVESSSSFSSWSFLQGLIVGQITVVIVLIFFIKFFIFSESTSSKPNNPKNATGPSLSSRPFISSQFISSIMKRGGKEQINSAENVEAEQTRQIDAILEKTYYDVNTHPSESLDWFNVLIAQTIQQFREEAWQKDNIVHSLNNFVEKKLHELPSYIDGAKITELDIGDDFPIFSNCRVQYVPNSNRKKLEAKIDIDLNDRLAIGVETKLLLNYPKPATAALPINITVAIVRFQACLTVSLTKAEEFVAPSSPTQENNGSGYFLVFSFAPEYRMDFETESLIGARSKLENIPKIGSLIEYQIKKWFVERCVEPRFQFVRLPSMWPRSKRTWEGKPEAEGSKTSRES